The genomic DNA GCAGAGTGTACATCAGATAAAAACAGGTCTTGATAACGGAACATATACATTGAAAGCATGGGTAAAAGCAACTGCATATGATCAACAACCTAGTATTTGTAGGTTAGAAGCTGTTAATTATGGAGGTTCAGACAAGTTTGTGAATATGACAGTAGATGGCATATGGAGACAATATCAATGTACAGTAGATATAACGAATGGTCAGATTGATATGGGCTTTTATTGTGATTCGTTTGGTAGAACGTCTATGCAGATAGATAAAATCGAATTATGGAAGAATTAATTTAAAATATATGTTGAAGTAGCATAAAGAACAAAAGAATTATGTATATATGATAAATCAATAAAATAGAGCCCATTCGGAGGCTCTATTTTATTAGCTAATTTTTCAAACCATTATTTATACAAGTTTCTGATGATGCTTTTTTTCTAATCATCACAATATTACATATGAATTGTTCTATAAAAGTATATAGACCTGAGATAATCCAATACAGACCAATTATAACAGGTGCTTGTGAAATAAATAATGAATTTATTAATATTGTAGTAATAATCATTATTTTATTGGGCTTGACTATTTCTAAATCCTTAAATATATTAAGATAGTACATTATATTAGGTAACAAGTGAACTATTATTGATATTATTGGAATGATATAATAAGTATCAGGTGCCTTAATATTATTTATCCAAGGTAATAGTATCGTTGAAGTAATTTCAATAGGAATACATGAAATAGCTCTATATAGGGATATCATGATAGGTAGTTGAACAAATGTCAATAGGCAGCCTAGCATGCTTCCAGAATATTTACTGGATATTTTACTAATTTCTTGTTCCATTTTTTTCTTGTCGTCACTATATTTTTTCTTAATAGTTTCTAATTCTTTAGAAAATTTTTGTTGGAGCTGTAATCCCTTTTTCTGTTTTATGGTTAATGGTAGCAATAATATTTTGATTATAAGTGTTATCAATACTATAGTGATACCCCAGTCATTTACAACAAAATACAATTGATTCAATATGTTGGTTAAAAGTTCTATTATACTATTCAAATAAATTCCTCCTAGTAAAAAAATTAATAGATGATTTAGTTGAATATCACTTTTGTTTTCTCATAGAAAATCCATATTCTATATTTATGATATGATTCGATATCTTCTAGATAAAGAGAAGTCTTATAGTCTAGATAATGTGTCAAACGAATATTATCATAGAGTAATATATAATTAAATAATTTTATACTGTTTTCAGTATCAATTTGAAAATATATAAAATACAATATTAACGCAATTAATATAATCTGTATTAGCATAGAAAAGTCAATATTCATTATTTCACTCCTATTATAAAAAATATATGTTATAATGATACATGTATTTGTTGAATACTTCAAGTTATTTAGAAATTATTAATAATGTAATAAGCAAGCTTTTATATCTAGGAGGTTGGTACAATGAAATTAAAAGGAATAAAAGCTATACTATTTGATTCTGGAAGAGTACTTAATTACCCCAGTTCTGGTAATTGGTTTATAACTCCAAATTTTTTTGAACATGTAGATAAAAATATTTTTGAGCGAATAGAAGATATGGATAAATATAATGCATTTAGAAAAGCTTTAAGTTACATAGACAAAAATAAATTGATTAAAACTAGAGAAGAAGAGTATTATCATTTCGTCAAGTTTTATGGAATTTTGTCCGGAGAACTTCCAATATTAAATTTATCAGATGAAAAGATAGAATTAATAGCAAAAGATTTAGTGTATAACAATAATAAATATACTTTTTATGAGGATGCTTTGGAAATTATTCCAAAACTCTATAACCGATATCAATTAGGTATAGTTTCAGATGCATGGCCTTCATTATTAAATGTATATGAAGAGGCATCACTTATTGACTATTTCAGAACTTTTATAATATCATCAATACATGGAATTCTTAAGCCAGATAGCAAAATGTTTACTTTGGCACTTGAAGAATTGAATATTCTTCCATCAGAAGCTATTTTTATTGATGATAATTATAAAAATTGTGAGGGAGCAAAAAAAGTAGGAATAAAACCTATTTTATTAAATAGAGAAAAAGATAATATTGAGCAGACTAAATATACTGAGATAAATTCATTAATTGAATTATTACACATTTTATAAAGGAGAAGATATAAAATGATAAAAGCAATTATATTTGACATGGATGGATTGATGTTAGATACAGAAAATATAGCACTAGATAGTTGGAATAAAGCAGGTAAAGATTTTGGGTATGATATTAGTAGAGAATTGATGATACAAGCTATAGGAACAACCGTAAAAGATACAAAAAAACTACTTATTAAAAATATGGGAAAAGAATTTCCGTTTGAAAAAGTCAGAGAAATCACTATGAAACATACCAAAGAATATATAGAAGTCAATGGAGTACCAGTAAAAAAAGGACTTGTCGAATTCTTGAAATATTGTAGAACAGAAAATATTCCAATGGCTGTAGCAACATCGACCAGTAGAATTTATGCAACAGAGTTACTAGAAAAAGCTTCTATTATAGAATATTTCAATACTATTGTCTGTGGTGATGAGGTAGAAAAAGGAAAACCAGAACCTGATATTTTTATATTGGCAAGCAAGTTTTTAGATGTAGAACCTGAAGAATGTATTATTCTAGAAGATTCTGAAAAAGGGATATTGGCAGCGGCAAGAGCTAATATGATACCTATCTGGATTCCAGATATAATTACTGATTCTACAATTGCTAATAATAATGCAAAATATATTTGTAAATCTTTAATAGAAGCTAAGGATTTACTGAAAAAGCTAAATGATGTAATATGATAAAAAATCCACTACTATAAATATATAAATCAGCAGATAGACAAAATAAAAATATCATACATAAAATTGACAGTATAAGGAGGACACACTATGATTAGAGAGGTTAAACTTAGTGATGCTCAATCAATATGTGACATATATAATTACTATATTACAAATACAGTTATAACTTTCGAAGAAGAGATTGTAACTACGCAGCAAATGATTGATAAAATTAAGCAAATATCTGATAAATATTGTTTTATAGTATATGAGCATAAAAACAAAGTTATCGGTTACGCCTATGCGTCAAAATGGAGAGAAAGAAGTGCTTACCGTTTCTGTGTGGAATCTTCTATTTATGTAAATAAAAATTGTGATCATAAAGGTATCGGTACTATTTTATATATAGAGTTAATCAATCGATTAAAAAAACTAAATTATAGAGTAATAATGGGAGTGATATCATTACCAAATGAACCAAGTATCAAACTTCATGAAAAGTTAGGATTTAATAAAGCGGGACATTTTAATAAAGTAGGATTGAAATTAGGTAAATGGATTGATGTGGAGTACTGGCAATTGAAGATTCAATAATAATCATTAAAAAATTTCATTTGGGCTAATATATTGATTTAACCTATATAAGGTGATAAAATGTTAAATAACAGAGAAGAATTAAATTATAATAAGGATTAAAGTTTAGTAATGTCTAAAAAAGGACAAAATATATACTAGAACGATTGTCAGAAAGAGAGAGGGATAATGAAAAGTACGTATTATACAAGAAAATTAAAAGAAGCAAGGAAAGAGCAAGGTTTATGCATTGATTGCAGTAAACCACATAATACGGGCTATTTAAGGTGTCAAGAATGTCTAGACAAGCAAGCCGAGTATGCAAGGAAAAAGAGAAAAAAAATAAATTCTTAATATAAAAGCAATGTATATAATAATATGTACATTGCTTTTTTTATTGTTATAACTAAGATTATGGTTAGTGATTGATGTAAAGGATTATCAAAATTACTTATAACGTTCACTTAATATATTTAGTCAACATATAATAAATTAGGTATTATAAAAAACTTAAGAGAAATATGAAAAATGAAAGAGAGGTGAATAGATGAGTTATAAAATTATTTGGAAAGGAAATAGCAATACCAATAAGTCTACTAGGAGAGGACATGCCCCTCACATGATAGTCAATCACATAACAGAAGGGTCAGCTAAATCTACCATTAGCTGGTTTACAAGTTCAGGTAATACAGTGTCTTCAGCACATTTTCTGGTTACCAAATCAGGAGAAATATACCAATTTGTCAAAATAGAAGATAATGCATGGGCTAATGGAGTTAGTGCTGATAACAGAAAGTTCGCAACAGCTTCAATAGTAAAAGAAAAAGGTGTTAATCCCAATTGGTACTCTGTATCAATAGAACATGAAGGAATATATAGAATGACTAGAGGCAAATTAACAGACAAGCAGTTGAAAGCTACAATCTGGCTACACAGATATATAATAGATTATGTAGAAAAGAAATGGAACATAGAAATACCTATAGATAGAAAGCACATACTAGGGCACTATGAGATTGATCCTAGAAGAAAACCCAATTGTCCAGGAGAAAAATATCCATTTGACCAGGTTATTCAGGTATTAAATAATAAAGAAACTTTTACTGATATTAAGGGGCATTGGGCTGAACAGTATATCAATCAAGTAGCTTTGCAGGGGATTATGTCAGGATATCCTAATGGTGATTTCAAACCTGATGAAAAAGTATCAAGAGCAGAGCTTGCTACAGTAATCGCTAGATTGCTTAATAAGGAGGTGTAATGTAATGAAAAAAGAAATCCTAAGAAGATTAACTAATACAAAAGTCATTATAAGTATAGCTAGTACGATTGTTATGATACTTGTATCAGTAGGAGTAAAAGTTCCAAATGAAAATGTAATGATTGTTGTTGAAGGTATTTGTACAATAGGCATATTACTAGGAATATTTAATGATAAAGGAATGGAAACAGAAAACTGGGACGATAAAAAATAATTGTATATCAAATTGTGTATTCAGTAAATTATAGAAATACGAAAATCTAAAATTATGATATAAATAATATGAGGACTCAACTTTTTAGCATAATGATAAGTTGGGTTTTTATTGTTGCTATTATTATAAATCTAATCATACAAGCTATAAGTATATAATTGTTATTTGGTTCTCCTAGATGATTTAGTTACTGATGCTACAAGAAAAATTGCGACAGCTATAGCACAAGCTAATTCAATTGATTGTATGCCGTAGAAACTACTCATATCATAATCTTGTATTACAATGTTATAAATAGCCTTATATAAAATTGCCCCCGGCACTAAAGGAATAATTCCAGCAATTAAATAAACTGTAACAGGAGTTTTTCTTATCTTAGATAGAATATGAGAAATGATACTCACAACTAGAGCACCAAGAAAAGTGGATAAAACTATGGAATTCATATTTAATGTCAAGAGATAGACTAGCCATCCAATAGCACCATTGATACCACAGAATAAAAGCTGTTTTCTTGAGATGTTGAATATTATACAAAAAAACAATGTGGCAAAAAAAGCACCTACAACTTGAATAATCATAAAAGGCCACCTCCAGATAATAAATAATATAGTTTAAGAACTACACCAACACCAGTAGCGATAGCAGCTGCAACAATTAAAGCTTCAACACCTCTTGAAATACCTGATAACAAATTCCCTTCAATAGTATCTCTAATAGCATTTGTAAATGCAACTCCTGGTACTAATGGCATTATAGAACCAATTATAATAAGATCGAAATTACTACCAAAGTGAATGAATTTAGTAAATAAAATAGCAACAAGAGCTATAATACAACCACCTACTATATCATAAAAGAACTTATATATATTAAGCTTTTTGAAAAGTATGTCCACTAATCCAAGAGTAGAGCCTATAATAGTAGAGATAATGAAATCATTAAATCTACCACTGAAAACTATGGTAAAAAAACCGGCTGCCAATCCAGTAGCT from Vallitalea longa includes the following:
- the yidC gene encoding membrane protein insertase YidC codes for the protein MNSIIELLTNILNQLYFVVNDWGITIVLITLIIKILLLPLTIKQKKGLQLQQKFSKELETIKKKYSDDKKKMEQEISKISSKYSGSMLGCLLTFVQLPIMISLYRAISCIPIEITSTILLPWINNIKAPDTYYIIPIISIIVHLLPNIMYYLNIFKDLEIVKPNKIMIITTILINSLFISQAPVIIGLYWIISGLYTFIEQFICNIVMIRKKASSETCINNGLKN
- a CDS encoding HAD family hydrolase codes for the protein MKLKGIKAILFDSGRVLNYPSSGNWFITPNFFEHVDKNIFERIEDMDKYNAFRKALSYIDKNKLIKTREEEYYHFVKFYGILSGELPILNLSDEKIELIAKDLVYNNNKYTFYEDALEIIPKLYNRYQLGIVSDAWPSLLNVYEEASLIDYFRTFIISSIHGILKPDSKMFTLALEELNILPSEAIFIDDNYKNCEGAKKVGIKPILLNREKDNIEQTKYTEINSLIELLHIL
- a CDS encoding HAD family hydrolase, giving the protein MIKAIIFDMDGLMLDTENIALDSWNKAGKDFGYDISRELMIQAIGTTVKDTKKLLIKNMGKEFPFEKVREITMKHTKEYIEVNGVPVKKGLVEFLKYCRTENIPMAVATSTSRIYATELLEKASIIEYFNTIVCGDEVEKGKPEPDIFILASKFLDVEPEECIILEDSEKGILAAARANMIPIWIPDIITDSTIANNNAKYICKSLIEAKDLLKKLNDVI
- a CDS encoding GNAT family N-acetyltransferase → MIREVKLSDAQSICDIYNYYITNTVITFEEEIVTTQQMIDKIKQISDKYCFIVYEHKNKVIGYAYASKWRERSAYRFCVESSIYVNKNCDHKGIGTILYIELINRLKKLNYRVIMGVISLPNEPSIKLHEKLGFNKAGHFNKVGLKLGKWIDVEYWQLKIQ
- a CDS encoding N-acetylmuramoyl-L-alanine amidase encodes the protein MSYKIIWKGNSNTNKSTRRGHAPHMIVNHITEGSAKSTISWFTSSGNTVSSAHFLVTKSGEIYQFVKIEDNAWANGVSADNRKFATASIVKEKGVNPNWYSVSIEHEGIYRMTRGKLTDKQLKATIWLHRYIIDYVEKKWNIEIPIDRKHILGHYEIDPRRKPNCPGEKYPFDQVIQVLNNKETFTDIKGHWAEQYINQVALQGIMSGYPNGDFKPDEKVSRAELATVIARLLNKEV
- a CDS encoding threonine/serine exporter family protein, with translation MIIQVVGAFFATLFFCIIFNISRKQLLFCGINGAIGWLVYLLTLNMNSIVLSTFLGALVVSIISHILSKIRKTPVTVYLIAGIIPLVPGAILYKAIYNIVIQDYDMSSFYGIQSIELACAIAVAIFLVASVTKSSRRTK
- a CDS encoding threonine/serine exporter family protein, producing the protein MNYKLVFKSAILSGEIMLRNGAETYRVEDTINRILKTTNFQVIESFVTPTGIFATLDDPSIEMITYVKRVDKRTIHLSKVTLTNDVSRKYCTNQLTIEEAYEKLLEIKDKPAYSNLLVIIATGLAAGFFTIVFSGRFNDFIISTIIGSTLGLVDILFKKLNIYKFFYDIVGGCIIALVAILFTKFIHFGSNFDLIIIGSIMPLVPGVAFTNAIRDTIEGNLLSGISRGVEALIVAAAIATGVGVVLKLYYLLSGGGLL